Proteins co-encoded in one Anguilla anguilla isolate fAngAng1 chromosome 16, fAngAng1.pri, whole genome shotgun sequence genomic window:
- the LOC118214700 gene encoding tubby protein homolog isoform X6 has product MDGVGSNRTMSYSRWSYDSVLDDEGGALRQQKLDRQRALLEQKQKKKRQEPLMVQSNVDGRSRTRRAKQSEEQAPLVESYLSSNCSTVYQGISSSMNFDEEEDDEDEDSSTSSQLNSNTRPGSATSKRSSKDVASACSPPASEPVIDVDDLEEFTLRPAPQGVTVKCRITRDKKGMDRGMYPTYYLHLEREDGKKVFLLAGRKRKKSKTSNYLISIDPTDLSRGGESFIGKLRSNLMGTKFTVYDSGLNPAKTPSSLEATNLRQELAAICYETNVLGFKGPRKMSVIIPGMNMDHERVSIRPRNDHESLLARWQNKSTESVIELHNKTPVWNDDTQSYVLNFHGRVTQASVKNFQIIHDNDPDYIVMQFGRVAEDVFTMDYNYPMCAIQAFTIALSSFDSKLACE; this is encoded by the exons tgttCTGGATGATGAGGGCGGTGCCCTTCGGCAGCAGAAGCTGGACAGGCAG CGCGCCCTGTTGGAGcagaaacagaagaagaagaggcaGGAGCCGCTGATGGTCCAGTCGAATGTGGACGGTCGCTCACGCACCCGCAGGGCCAAGCAGTCTGAGGAGCAGGCACCCCTGGTGGAGTCCTACCTCAGCAGCAACTGCAGCACCGTGTACCAGG GCATTTCCAGCAGTATGAATTTTGAcgaagaggaggatgatgaagatgaagacaGTTCCACGTCCTCCCAGCTTAACAGCAACACTCGGCCCGGCTCAGCCACCAGCAAAAGATCCAGCAAG gacgtGGCGTCGGCCTGCTCCCCTCCGGCCAGCGAGCCCGTCATTGACGTGGACGACCTGGAGGAGTTCACCCTGAGGCCGGCGCCGCAGGGGGTGACCGTGAAGTGCAGGATCACCCGCGACAAGAAGGGCATGGACCGGGGCATGTACCCCACCTACTACCtgcacctggagagagaggacggCAAGAAG GTGTTCCTTTTGGCCGGCCGGAAACGAAAGAAGAGCAAAACTTCGAATTACCTCATCTCCATCGACCCGACAGACCTGTCGCGCGGCGGCGAGAGCTTCATCGGGAAGCTGAG ATCGAACCTCATGGGCACCAAGTTTACGGTGTACGACAGCGGACTCAATCCCGCCAAGACGCCCTCCAGCCTAGAGGCCACCAACCTGCGTCAGGAGTTAGCCGCCATCTGCTAC gaaACCAATGTCCTGGGTTTCAAAGGACCGCGAAAAATGAGCGTGATCATTCCGGGTATGAACATGGACCACGAGCGAGTCTCCATCAGACCCCGCAAT GACCACGAGTCCCTGCTGGCGCGGTGGCAGAATAAAAGCACGGAGAGCGTGATCGAGCTGCACAACAAGACGCCCGTCTGGAACGACGACACGCAGTCCTACGTGCTCAACTTCCACGGCCGCGTCACCCAGGCCTCCGTCAAGAATTTCCAGATCATCCACGACAACGACC CGGACTACATAGTGATGCAGTTTGGTCGCGTGGCTGAGGACGTCTTCACCATGGACTACAACTACCCCATGTGCGCCATACAGGCCTTCACCATAGCGCTGTCCAGCTTCGACAGCAAGCTGGCCTGCGAGTAA
- the LOC118214700 gene encoding tubby protein homolog isoform X3 — MDGVGSNRTMSYSRWSYDSVLDDEGGALRQQKLDRQRALLEQKQKKKRQEPLMVQSNVDGRSRTRRAKQSEEQAPLVESYLSSNCSTVYQGTEGPAAAAQDEVAELGGQIQILPGGQPAGQEGEGEAVGSVLRQGKQDLRLTMLKKGISSSMNFDEEEDDEDEDSSTSSQLNSNTRPGSATSKRSSKDVASACSPPASEPVIDVDDLEEFTLRPAPQGVTVKCRITRDKKGMDRGMYPTYYLHLEREDGKKVFLLAGRKRKKSKTSNYLISIDPTDLSRGGESFIGKLRSNLMGTKFTVYDSGLNPAKTPSSLEATNLRQELAAICYETNVLGFKGPRKMSVIIPGMNMDHERVSIRPRNDHESLLARWQNKSTESVIELHNKTPVWNDDTQSYVLNFHGRVTQASVKNFQIIHDNDPDYIVMQFGRVAEDVFTMDYNYPMCAIQAFTIALSSFDSKLACE, encoded by the exons tgttCTGGATGATGAGGGCGGTGCCCTTCGGCAGCAGAAGCTGGACAGGCAG CGCGCCCTGTTGGAGcagaaacagaagaagaagaggcaGGAGCCGCTGATGGTCCAGTCGAATGTGGACGGTCGCTCACGCACCCGCAGGGCCAAGCAGTCTGAGGAGCAGGCACCCCTGGTGGAGTCCTACCTCAGCAGCAACTGCAGCACCGTGTACCAGG GGACGGAAGGGCCGGCGGCCGCGGCGCAGGACGAGGTGGCGGAGCTGGGCGGGCAGATCCAGATCCTGCCCGGGGGTCAGCCCGCGGGGCaggagggcgagggggaggcTGTGGGCAGCGTACTGCGCCAGGGCAAGCAGGATCTGAGACTCACCATGCTGAAGAAAG GCATTTCCAGCAGTATGAATTTTGAcgaagaggaggatgatgaagatgaagacaGTTCCACGTCCTCCCAGCTTAACAGCAACACTCGGCCCGGCTCAGCCACCAGCAAAAGATCCAGCAAG gacgtGGCGTCGGCCTGCTCCCCTCCGGCCAGCGAGCCCGTCATTGACGTGGACGACCTGGAGGAGTTCACCCTGAGGCCGGCGCCGCAGGGGGTGACCGTGAAGTGCAGGATCACCCGCGACAAGAAGGGCATGGACCGGGGCATGTACCCCACCTACTACCtgcacctggagagagaggacggCAAGAAG GTGTTCCTTTTGGCCGGCCGGAAACGAAAGAAGAGCAAAACTTCGAATTACCTCATCTCCATCGACCCGACAGACCTGTCGCGCGGCGGCGAGAGCTTCATCGGGAAGCTGAG ATCGAACCTCATGGGCACCAAGTTTACGGTGTACGACAGCGGACTCAATCCCGCCAAGACGCCCTCCAGCCTAGAGGCCACCAACCTGCGTCAGGAGTTAGCCGCCATCTGCTAC gaaACCAATGTCCTGGGTTTCAAAGGACCGCGAAAAATGAGCGTGATCATTCCGGGTATGAACATGGACCACGAGCGAGTCTCCATCAGACCCCGCAAT GACCACGAGTCCCTGCTGGCGCGGTGGCAGAATAAAAGCACGGAGAGCGTGATCGAGCTGCACAACAAGACGCCCGTCTGGAACGACGACACGCAGTCCTACGTGCTCAACTTCCACGGCCGCGTCACCCAGGCCTCCGTCAAGAATTTCCAGATCATCCACGACAACGACC CGGACTACATAGTGATGCAGTTTGGTCGCGTGGCTGAGGACGTCTTCACCATGGACTACAACTACCCCATGTGCGCCATACAGGCCTTCACCATAGCGCTGTCCAGCTTCGACAGCAAGCTGGCCTGCGAGTAA
- the LOC118214700 gene encoding tubby protein homolog isoform X4 gives MDGVGSNRTMSYSRWSYDSVLDDEGGALRQQKLDRQRALLEQKQKKKRQEPLMVQSNVDGRSRTRRAKQSEEQAPLVESYLSSNCSTVYQVQEAEQEGVKTDPQAPCSAKKSAASTPQTGSTPRTGSTPQTGSARKERKGKHKGISSSMNFDEEEDDEDEDSSTSSQLNSNTRPGSATSKRSSKDVASACSPPASEPVIDVDDLEEFTLRPAPQGVTVKCRITRDKKGMDRGMYPTYYLHLEREDGKKVFLLAGRKRKKSKTSNYLISIDPTDLSRGGESFIGKLRSNLMGTKFTVYDSGLNPAKTPSSLEATNLRQELAAICYETNVLGFKGPRKMSVIIPGMNMDHERVSIRPRNDHESLLARWQNKSTESVIELHNKTPVWNDDTQSYVLNFHGRVTQASVKNFQIIHDNDPDYIVMQFGRVAEDVFTMDYNYPMCAIQAFTIALSSFDSKLACE, from the exons tgttCTGGATGATGAGGGCGGTGCCCTTCGGCAGCAGAAGCTGGACAGGCAG CGCGCCCTGTTGGAGcagaaacagaagaagaagaggcaGGAGCCGCTGATGGTCCAGTCGAATGTGGACGGTCGCTCACGCACCCGCAGGGCCAAGCAGTCTGAGGAGCAGGCACCCCTGGTGGAGTCCTACCTCAGCAGCAACTGCAGCACCGTGTACCAGG TGCAAGAGGCTGAACAGGAGGGGGTAAAGACGGATCCTCAAGCTCCCTGTTCAGCCAAAAAGTCTGCAGCTTCCACCCCCCAAACGGGCAGCACCCCACGAACAGGCAGCACCCCGCAAACGGGCAGCGccaggaaggagagaaaggggaagcACAAAG GCATTTCCAGCAGTATGAATTTTGAcgaagaggaggatgatgaagatgaagacaGTTCCACGTCCTCCCAGCTTAACAGCAACACTCGGCCCGGCTCAGCCACCAGCAAAAGATCCAGCAAG gacgtGGCGTCGGCCTGCTCCCCTCCGGCCAGCGAGCCCGTCATTGACGTGGACGACCTGGAGGAGTTCACCCTGAGGCCGGCGCCGCAGGGGGTGACCGTGAAGTGCAGGATCACCCGCGACAAGAAGGGCATGGACCGGGGCATGTACCCCACCTACTACCtgcacctggagagagaggacggCAAGAAG GTGTTCCTTTTGGCCGGCCGGAAACGAAAGAAGAGCAAAACTTCGAATTACCTCATCTCCATCGACCCGACAGACCTGTCGCGCGGCGGCGAGAGCTTCATCGGGAAGCTGAG ATCGAACCTCATGGGCACCAAGTTTACGGTGTACGACAGCGGACTCAATCCCGCCAAGACGCCCTCCAGCCTAGAGGCCACCAACCTGCGTCAGGAGTTAGCCGCCATCTGCTAC gaaACCAATGTCCTGGGTTTCAAAGGACCGCGAAAAATGAGCGTGATCATTCCGGGTATGAACATGGACCACGAGCGAGTCTCCATCAGACCCCGCAAT GACCACGAGTCCCTGCTGGCGCGGTGGCAGAATAAAAGCACGGAGAGCGTGATCGAGCTGCACAACAAGACGCCCGTCTGGAACGACGACACGCAGTCCTACGTGCTCAACTTCCACGGCCGCGTCACCCAGGCCTCCGTCAAGAATTTCCAGATCATCCACGACAACGACC CGGACTACATAGTGATGCAGTTTGGTCGCGTGGCTGAGGACGTCTTCACCATGGACTACAACTACCCCATGTGCGCCATACAGGCCTTCACCATAGCGCTGTCCAGCTTCGACAGCAAGCTGGCCTGCGAGTAA
- the LOC118214700 gene encoding tubby protein homolog isoform X1, which translates to MDGVGSNRTMSYSRWSYDSVLDDEGGALRQQKLDRQRALLEQKQKKKRQEPLMVQSNVDGRSRTRRAKQSEEQAPLVESYLSSNCSTVYQVQEAEQEGVKTDPQAPCSAKKSAASTPQTGSTPRTGSTPQTGSARKERKGKHKGTEGPAAAAQDEVAELGGQIQILPGGQPAGQEGEGEAVGSVLRQGKQDLRLTMLKKGISSSMNFDEEEDDEDEDSSTSSQLNSNTRPGSATSKRSSKDVASACSPPASEPVIDVDDLEEFTLRPAPQGVTVKCRITRDKKGMDRGMYPTYYLHLEREDGKKVFLLAGRKRKKSKTSNYLISIDPTDLSRGGESFIGKLRSNLMGTKFTVYDSGLNPAKTPSSLEATNLRQELAAICYETNVLGFKGPRKMSVIIPGMNMDHERVSIRPRNDHESLLARWQNKSTESVIELHNKTPVWNDDTQSYVLNFHGRVTQASVKNFQIIHDNDPDYIVMQFGRVAEDVFTMDYNYPMCAIQAFTIALSSFDSKLACE; encoded by the exons tgttCTGGATGATGAGGGCGGTGCCCTTCGGCAGCAGAAGCTGGACAGGCAG CGCGCCCTGTTGGAGcagaaacagaagaagaagaggcaGGAGCCGCTGATGGTCCAGTCGAATGTGGACGGTCGCTCACGCACCCGCAGGGCCAAGCAGTCTGAGGAGCAGGCACCCCTGGTGGAGTCCTACCTCAGCAGCAACTGCAGCACCGTGTACCAGG TGCAAGAGGCTGAACAGGAGGGGGTAAAGACGGATCCTCAAGCTCCCTGTTCAGCCAAAAAGTCTGCAGCTTCCACCCCCCAAACGGGCAGCACCCCACGAACAGGCAGCACCCCGCAAACGGGCAGCGccaggaaggagagaaaggggaagcACAAAG GGACGGAAGGGCCGGCGGCCGCGGCGCAGGACGAGGTGGCGGAGCTGGGCGGGCAGATCCAGATCCTGCCCGGGGGTCAGCCCGCGGGGCaggagggcgagggggaggcTGTGGGCAGCGTACTGCGCCAGGGCAAGCAGGATCTGAGACTCACCATGCTGAAGAAAG GCATTTCCAGCAGTATGAATTTTGAcgaagaggaggatgatgaagatgaagacaGTTCCACGTCCTCCCAGCTTAACAGCAACACTCGGCCCGGCTCAGCCACCAGCAAAAGATCCAGCAAG gacgtGGCGTCGGCCTGCTCCCCTCCGGCCAGCGAGCCCGTCATTGACGTGGACGACCTGGAGGAGTTCACCCTGAGGCCGGCGCCGCAGGGGGTGACCGTGAAGTGCAGGATCACCCGCGACAAGAAGGGCATGGACCGGGGCATGTACCCCACCTACTACCtgcacctggagagagaggacggCAAGAAG GTGTTCCTTTTGGCCGGCCGGAAACGAAAGAAGAGCAAAACTTCGAATTACCTCATCTCCATCGACCCGACAGACCTGTCGCGCGGCGGCGAGAGCTTCATCGGGAAGCTGAG ATCGAACCTCATGGGCACCAAGTTTACGGTGTACGACAGCGGACTCAATCCCGCCAAGACGCCCTCCAGCCTAGAGGCCACCAACCTGCGTCAGGAGTTAGCCGCCATCTGCTAC gaaACCAATGTCCTGGGTTTCAAAGGACCGCGAAAAATGAGCGTGATCATTCCGGGTATGAACATGGACCACGAGCGAGTCTCCATCAGACCCCGCAAT GACCACGAGTCCCTGCTGGCGCGGTGGCAGAATAAAAGCACGGAGAGCGTGATCGAGCTGCACAACAAGACGCCCGTCTGGAACGACGACACGCAGTCCTACGTGCTCAACTTCCACGGCCGCGTCACCCAGGCCTCCGTCAAGAATTTCCAGATCATCCACGACAACGACC CGGACTACATAGTGATGCAGTTTGGTCGCGTGGCTGAGGACGTCTTCACCATGGACTACAACTACCCCATGTGCGCCATACAGGCCTTCACCATAGCGCTGTCCAGCTTCGACAGCAAGCTGGCCTGCGAGTAA
- the LOC118214700 gene encoding tubby protein homolog isoform X5, with product MSTWHSSDWIPYSVLDDEGGALRQQKLDRQRALLEQKQKKKRQEPLMVQSNVDGRSRTRRAKQSEEQAPLVESYLSSNCSTVYQGTEGPAAAAQDEVAELGGQIQILPGGQPAGQEGEGEAVGSVLRQGKQDLRLTMLKKGISSSMNFDEEEDDEDEDSSTSSQLNSNTRPGSATSKRSSKDVASACSPPASEPVIDVDDLEEFTLRPAPQGVTVKCRITRDKKGMDRGMYPTYYLHLEREDGKKVFLLAGRKRKKSKTSNYLISIDPTDLSRGGESFIGKLRSNLMGTKFTVYDSGLNPAKTPSSLEATNLRQELAAICYETNVLGFKGPRKMSVIIPGMNMDHERVSIRPRNDHESLLARWQNKSTESVIELHNKTPVWNDDTQSYVLNFHGRVTQASVKNFQIIHDNDPDYIVMQFGRVAEDVFTMDYNYPMCAIQAFTIALSSFDSKLACE from the exons ATGAGCACCTGGCACAGCTCAGACTGGATACCCTACAG tgttCTGGATGATGAGGGCGGTGCCCTTCGGCAGCAGAAGCTGGACAGGCAG CGCGCCCTGTTGGAGcagaaacagaagaagaagaggcaGGAGCCGCTGATGGTCCAGTCGAATGTGGACGGTCGCTCACGCACCCGCAGGGCCAAGCAGTCTGAGGAGCAGGCACCCCTGGTGGAGTCCTACCTCAGCAGCAACTGCAGCACCGTGTACCAGG GGACGGAAGGGCCGGCGGCCGCGGCGCAGGACGAGGTGGCGGAGCTGGGCGGGCAGATCCAGATCCTGCCCGGGGGTCAGCCCGCGGGGCaggagggcgagggggaggcTGTGGGCAGCGTACTGCGCCAGGGCAAGCAGGATCTGAGACTCACCATGCTGAAGAAAG GCATTTCCAGCAGTATGAATTTTGAcgaagaggaggatgatgaagatgaagacaGTTCCACGTCCTCCCAGCTTAACAGCAACACTCGGCCCGGCTCAGCCACCAGCAAAAGATCCAGCAAG gacgtGGCGTCGGCCTGCTCCCCTCCGGCCAGCGAGCCCGTCATTGACGTGGACGACCTGGAGGAGTTCACCCTGAGGCCGGCGCCGCAGGGGGTGACCGTGAAGTGCAGGATCACCCGCGACAAGAAGGGCATGGACCGGGGCATGTACCCCACCTACTACCtgcacctggagagagaggacggCAAGAAG GTGTTCCTTTTGGCCGGCCGGAAACGAAAGAAGAGCAAAACTTCGAATTACCTCATCTCCATCGACCCGACAGACCTGTCGCGCGGCGGCGAGAGCTTCATCGGGAAGCTGAG ATCGAACCTCATGGGCACCAAGTTTACGGTGTACGACAGCGGACTCAATCCCGCCAAGACGCCCTCCAGCCTAGAGGCCACCAACCTGCGTCAGGAGTTAGCCGCCATCTGCTAC gaaACCAATGTCCTGGGTTTCAAAGGACCGCGAAAAATGAGCGTGATCATTCCGGGTATGAACATGGACCACGAGCGAGTCTCCATCAGACCCCGCAAT GACCACGAGTCCCTGCTGGCGCGGTGGCAGAATAAAAGCACGGAGAGCGTGATCGAGCTGCACAACAAGACGCCCGTCTGGAACGACGACACGCAGTCCTACGTGCTCAACTTCCACGGCCGCGTCACCCAGGCCTCCGTCAAGAATTTCCAGATCATCCACGACAACGACC CGGACTACATAGTGATGCAGTTTGGTCGCGTGGCTGAGGACGTCTTCACCATGGACTACAACTACCCCATGTGCGCCATACAGGCCTTCACCATAGCGCTGTCCAGCTTCGACAGCAAGCTGGCCTGCGAGTAA
- the LOC118214700 gene encoding tubby protein homolog isoform X2, whose protein sequence is MSTWHSSDWIPYSVLDDEGGALRQQKLDRQRALLEQKQKKKRQEPLMVQSNVDGRSRTRRAKQSEEQAPLVESYLSSNCSTVYQVQEAEQEGVKTDPQAPCSAKKSAASTPQTGSTPRTGSTPQTGSARKERKGKHKGTEGPAAAAQDEVAELGGQIQILPGGQPAGQEGEGEAVGSVLRQGKQDLRLTMLKKGISSSMNFDEEEDDEDEDSSTSSQLNSNTRPGSATSKRSSKDVASACSPPASEPVIDVDDLEEFTLRPAPQGVTVKCRITRDKKGMDRGMYPTYYLHLEREDGKKVFLLAGRKRKKSKTSNYLISIDPTDLSRGGESFIGKLRSNLMGTKFTVYDSGLNPAKTPSSLEATNLRQELAAICYETNVLGFKGPRKMSVIIPGMNMDHERVSIRPRNDHESLLARWQNKSTESVIELHNKTPVWNDDTQSYVLNFHGRVTQASVKNFQIIHDNDPDYIVMQFGRVAEDVFTMDYNYPMCAIQAFTIALSSFDSKLACE, encoded by the exons ATGAGCACCTGGCACAGCTCAGACTGGATACCCTACAG tgttCTGGATGATGAGGGCGGTGCCCTTCGGCAGCAGAAGCTGGACAGGCAG CGCGCCCTGTTGGAGcagaaacagaagaagaagaggcaGGAGCCGCTGATGGTCCAGTCGAATGTGGACGGTCGCTCACGCACCCGCAGGGCCAAGCAGTCTGAGGAGCAGGCACCCCTGGTGGAGTCCTACCTCAGCAGCAACTGCAGCACCGTGTACCAGG TGCAAGAGGCTGAACAGGAGGGGGTAAAGACGGATCCTCAAGCTCCCTGTTCAGCCAAAAAGTCTGCAGCTTCCACCCCCCAAACGGGCAGCACCCCACGAACAGGCAGCACCCCGCAAACGGGCAGCGccaggaaggagagaaaggggaagcACAAAG GGACGGAAGGGCCGGCGGCCGCGGCGCAGGACGAGGTGGCGGAGCTGGGCGGGCAGATCCAGATCCTGCCCGGGGGTCAGCCCGCGGGGCaggagggcgagggggaggcTGTGGGCAGCGTACTGCGCCAGGGCAAGCAGGATCTGAGACTCACCATGCTGAAGAAAG GCATTTCCAGCAGTATGAATTTTGAcgaagaggaggatgatgaagatgaagacaGTTCCACGTCCTCCCAGCTTAACAGCAACACTCGGCCCGGCTCAGCCACCAGCAAAAGATCCAGCAAG gacgtGGCGTCGGCCTGCTCCCCTCCGGCCAGCGAGCCCGTCATTGACGTGGACGACCTGGAGGAGTTCACCCTGAGGCCGGCGCCGCAGGGGGTGACCGTGAAGTGCAGGATCACCCGCGACAAGAAGGGCATGGACCGGGGCATGTACCCCACCTACTACCtgcacctggagagagaggacggCAAGAAG GTGTTCCTTTTGGCCGGCCGGAAACGAAAGAAGAGCAAAACTTCGAATTACCTCATCTCCATCGACCCGACAGACCTGTCGCGCGGCGGCGAGAGCTTCATCGGGAAGCTGAG ATCGAACCTCATGGGCACCAAGTTTACGGTGTACGACAGCGGACTCAATCCCGCCAAGACGCCCTCCAGCCTAGAGGCCACCAACCTGCGTCAGGAGTTAGCCGCCATCTGCTAC gaaACCAATGTCCTGGGTTTCAAAGGACCGCGAAAAATGAGCGTGATCATTCCGGGTATGAACATGGACCACGAGCGAGTCTCCATCAGACCCCGCAAT GACCACGAGTCCCTGCTGGCGCGGTGGCAGAATAAAAGCACGGAGAGCGTGATCGAGCTGCACAACAAGACGCCCGTCTGGAACGACGACACGCAGTCCTACGTGCTCAACTTCCACGGCCGCGTCACCCAGGCCTCCGTCAAGAATTTCCAGATCATCCACGACAACGACC CGGACTACATAGTGATGCAGTTTGGTCGCGTGGCTGAGGACGTCTTCACCATGGACTACAACTACCCCATGTGCGCCATACAGGCCTTCACCATAGCGCTGTCCAGCTTCGACAGCAAGCTGGCCTGCGAGTAA